A part of Stigmatella erecta genomic DNA contains:
- a CDS encoding serine hydrolase domain-containing protein, with protein METTADHRRHASRDTFFREGHPGLPKLALGVALTEALAREKDLPGVTASVRLPGCHWHGAAGEALVEPDTEMRAESRLRVGSITKTFVATVALQLQAEGRLSLDATLAEYLPGFPNAGHITVRQLLNHTSGVANYTTHPAFRAESNSHLGRTWTFDELVALGASESPALPPGTGWNYSNTNYLLVGFILERVVGTPLAEQLRERIIEPLGLRSTGLDGDEVLLPITVHGYERPTQAEPWSDVTGALHPSAAWAAGALVSSADDISLFYQSLFERPLLAPAQRAEMMAWIQTQEPKVPEYGLALMRRTTPVGPGHGHSGSFPGYSADAAYFPEPQAAIAILVNTESGSLSDMTGRLLEVLTAP; from the coding sequence ATGGAGACCACGGCAGACCACAGGCGGCACGCGTCACGGGACACCTTCTTCCGGGAGGGGCATCCAGGACTCCCGAAGCTCGCGCTGGGCGTGGCGCTGACGGAGGCGCTGGCGCGGGAGAAGGATCTGCCGGGCGTGACGGCGTCGGTCCGCCTGCCGGGGTGCCACTGGCATGGGGCGGCCGGGGAAGCCCTGGTGGAGCCGGACACCGAGATGCGGGCCGAGAGCCGGCTGCGCGTGGGGAGCATCACCAAGACCTTCGTCGCGACGGTGGCGCTGCAGCTCCAGGCGGAGGGCCGGCTGTCCCTGGACGCCACGCTGGCGGAGTACCTGCCCGGCTTTCCCAACGCGGGCCACATCACCGTGCGCCAGCTGCTCAACCACACGAGCGGCGTGGCCAACTACACCACGCACCCGGCGTTTCGCGCCGAGTCCAACTCCCACCTGGGCCGGACGTGGACGTTCGATGAGCTGGTGGCGCTGGGGGCCAGCGAGTCCCCCGCGCTCCCGCCGGGCACGGGCTGGAACTACTCCAACACCAACTACCTGCTCGTGGGCTTCATCCTCGAGCGCGTGGTGGGTACGCCGCTCGCGGAGCAGCTCCGCGAGCGCATCATCGAGCCGCTGGGCCTGCGAAGCACGGGGCTCGATGGCGACGAGGTGCTCTTGCCCATCACCGTGCACGGCTACGAGCGGCCCACGCAAGCCGAACCCTGGAGCGATGTCACCGGGGCGCTCCACCCCTCCGCGGCGTGGGCGGCGGGCGCCCTGGTCTCCAGCGCGGACGACATCAGCCTGTTCTACCAGTCGCTGTTCGAGCGCCCGCTGCTCGCCCCCGCACAGCGCGCGGAGATGATGGCGTGGATTCAAACGCAGGAGCCCAAGGTGCCCGAGTACGGCCTGGCCCTCATGCGCCGCACCACTCCCGTGGGGCCGGGGCACGGCCACAGCGGGAGCTTCCCCGGCTACTCCGCGGATGCCGCCTACTTTCCCGAGCCGCAAGCGGCCATCGCCATCCTCGTCAACACGGAGTCCGGGAGCCTCTCGGACATGACCGGGCGGCTGCTGGAGGTGCTCACCGCGCCGTGA
- a CDS encoding discoidin domain-containing protein, giving the protein MAMTSGITRLLWVLAVVGGVWAPAARAASGNLALAGIATASSSQADAAKARDGSLTTAWTASGTAVPQWLQLDLGALYTLSRVEQSFAQSGTWRFKVEASLDGTSWATVVDRSTGVAGQVFGESLHGTFRYVKLTVTGSREGLPASSREFRVFGTDEGDNLAVGRPLSASTSLAGYEPRKAADANTSTYWVAGAAGLPQWLKVDLGSPSLVTGVEQHFKDVDTYRFKIEGSLDDVSWAVLLDGGAGLAGQAFTQKVSGTYRYVRLTVQGSASAYWASSTEFKVHGFANLALGRSGTASSVSPGYDITRATDSNPATYWCATSAAMPQWMIIDLGGLSAVRRVEQTFVDVDTYKFKVEGSVDQSAWTLLLDKTAGATGQAFGQAVTGNYRYLRLTVLSSAAGHWASSQEFRVFGTPLERNLALGVSASSSSLAPGYEPSRAVDGDGVSYWCASSPSMPEWLKLDLGHLSLIQRIEQSFVDNDTHRFTLEGSKDNSTWTVLLDRNSGASGKTFIQTVNGAYRYIRLTVYGSAAGHWASSQELKVMGVGAPLRSRWWEESAGVMRYYPKYYGITLNTIASELDALRAQGYGAIELMAPYMGPADVWAGLGATDNYSIDPSIGTMADFQNLLIQAHARGMRVLMFGNVGYARDTAPFFLKAQDDNRNNVYSQERMWFHFRATGGERWYWSSRAGAYYYAFWGQNIPSYNFNTQEWRDETRKYIRFWMDKGLDGFALDAPAVYDGITPAINNAHITDVLRSYDTWANSEGAPGPGYVTDWHYNSIQDYTLTNWGGDGFSTLIPAINGQNPDGLENILKGNRDAITAAGGITQTPPSWEVAGVPANKRLLEIATLTTLGTLFYLHNGQHTLLPHETVIPDWSQADQHRLWSLMRAQGAYKALAPAGARVKLNTQDNRRFYAFKRTNKDGALQALVILNYQASSQAITVNLANTGIQTSQTPVDLLTGGAGPAITSASYTVTLPAYGYTVLGVD; this is encoded by the coding sequence ATGGCGATGACGAGCGGCATCACGCGGCTGTTGTGGGTTCTCGCGGTGGTGGGCGGCGTGTGGGCCCCCGCCGCGAGGGCGGCGAGTGGCAACCTGGCCCTGGCGGGCATCGCCACGGCCTCGTCTTCGCAAGCCGATGCGGCCAAGGCCCGGGATGGGAGCCTGACGACGGCCTGGACGGCCAGCGGCACGGCCGTGCCGCAGTGGCTCCAGCTCGACCTGGGCGCGCTGTACACGCTGAGCCGGGTGGAGCAGTCCTTCGCCCAGTCCGGGACGTGGCGCTTCAAGGTCGAGGCCTCCCTCGACGGGACGAGCTGGGCCACCGTGGTGGACCGGAGCACGGGCGTGGCGGGCCAGGTGTTCGGCGAGAGCCTCCACGGCACCTTCCGCTACGTGAAGCTGACCGTGACGGGCTCGCGGGAGGGCCTGCCCGCCTCCAGCCGCGAGTTCCGCGTCTTCGGCACGGACGAGGGGGACAACCTCGCGGTGGGCAGGCCCCTGTCCGCCTCCACGAGCCTCGCGGGCTATGAGCCCCGGAAGGCGGCGGACGCGAACACCTCCACGTACTGGGTGGCGGGCGCCGCGGGCCTGCCGCAGTGGCTGAAGGTGGACCTGGGCTCGCCGAGCCTCGTCACGGGCGTGGAGCAGCACTTCAAGGACGTCGACACCTACCGCTTCAAGATCGAAGGCTCTCTGGACGATGTGAGCTGGGCGGTGCTGCTGGACGGTGGGGCGGGCCTCGCGGGCCAGGCCTTCACCCAGAAGGTGAGCGGCACCTACCGGTACGTGCGGCTGACCGTCCAGGGCTCGGCGTCCGCGTACTGGGCGAGCAGCACCGAGTTCAAGGTGCATGGCTTCGCCAACCTGGCCCTGGGCCGCTCGGGCACGGCCTCGTCCGTGTCGCCGGGCTACGACATCACCCGGGCCACGGACTCCAACCCCGCCACCTACTGGTGCGCCACCAGCGCGGCCATGCCCCAGTGGATGATCATCGATCTGGGCGGCCTGTCCGCTGTGCGGCGGGTGGAGCAGACCTTCGTGGATGTGGACACCTACAAGTTCAAGGTGGAGGGCTCCGTGGATCAGTCCGCATGGACCTTGCTCCTGGACAAGACGGCGGGCGCCACGGGCCAGGCGTTTGGCCAGGCCGTCACGGGCAACTACCGGTACCTGCGGCTCACCGTGCTCTCGTCCGCCGCCGGGCACTGGGCCAGCAGCCAGGAGTTCCGCGTGTTCGGCACGCCGCTGGAGCGCAACCTCGCCCTGGGTGTGTCCGCGTCCTCCTCGTCCCTGGCGCCGGGCTATGAGCCCTCCCGCGCGGTGGATGGCGATGGCGTGTCGTACTGGTGCGCCAGCAGCCCCAGCATGCCCGAGTGGCTCAAGCTGGACCTGGGCCACCTGAGCCTCATCCAGCGCATCGAGCAGTCCTTCGTGGACAACGACACCCACCGCTTCACGCTGGAGGGCTCGAAGGACAACAGCACCTGGACGGTGCTCCTGGACCGGAACTCAGGGGCCTCGGGCAAGACGTTCATCCAGACCGTGAATGGCGCCTACCGGTACATCCGCCTCACCGTGTACGGCTCGGCCGCCGGGCACTGGGCCAGCAGCCAGGAGCTGAAGGTGATGGGGGTGGGCGCGCCGCTGCGGAGCCGGTGGTGGGAGGAGTCGGCGGGGGTGATGCGGTACTACCCGAAGTATTACGGCATCACGCTGAACACCATCGCCAGCGAACTGGACGCGCTGCGGGCCCAGGGCTACGGGGCCATCGAGCTGATGGCGCCCTACATGGGGCCCGCCGATGTGTGGGCGGGGCTGGGGGCCACGGACAACTACAGCATCGATCCGTCCATCGGGACGATGGCGGACTTCCAGAACCTGCTCATCCAGGCGCACGCCCGGGGCATGCGCGTGCTCATGTTCGGCAACGTCGGGTATGCGCGCGACACGGCGCCGTTCTTCCTCAAGGCCCAGGACGACAACCGCAACAACGTCTACAGCCAGGAGCGCATGTGGTTTCACTTCCGCGCGACGGGCGGCGAGCGCTGGTACTGGAGCAGCCGCGCGGGGGCCTACTACTACGCGTTCTGGGGACAGAACATCCCGTCCTACAACTTCAACACCCAGGAGTGGCGGGACGAGACGCGCAAGTACATCCGCTTCTGGATGGACAAGGGGCTGGATGGCTTCGCCCTGGACGCGCCCGCTGTCTACGACGGCATCACCCCGGCCATCAACAATGCCCACATCACCGATGTGCTGCGAAGCTATGACACCTGGGCCAACTCCGAGGGGGCGCCCGGGCCGGGCTACGTGACGGACTGGCACTACAACAGCATCCAGGACTACACGCTGACCAACTGGGGCGGAGACGGCTTCAGCACCCTCATCCCCGCCATCAACGGCCAGAATCCGGACGGGCTGGAGAACATCCTCAAGGGCAACCGGGACGCCATCACCGCCGCGGGCGGCATCACCCAGACGCCGCCAAGCTGGGAGGTGGCCGGGGTGCCCGCCAACAAGCGGCTGCTGGAGATCGCCACGCTGACCACGCTGGGCACGCTGTTCTACCTGCACAACGGCCAGCACACGCTCCTGCCCCACGAGACCGTCATCCCCGATTGGTCCCAGGCGGATCAGCACCGGCTCTGGAGCCTGATGCGGGCCCAGGGGGCCTACAAGGCCCTGGCCCCCGCGGGCGCCCGGGTGAAGCTCAACACCCAGGACAACCGCCGCTTCTACGCGTTCAAGCGCACGAACAAGGACGGCGCCCTCCAGGCGCTGGTGATTCTCAACTACCAGGCGAGCTCCCAGGCCATCACCGTCAACCTGGCGAACACGGGCATCCAGACGTCCCAGACGCCCGTGGACCTGCTGACCGGCGGCGCGGGGCCCGCCATCACCTCGGCGAGCTACACCGTCACCCTGCCCGCATACGGCTACACCGTGCTCGGGGTGGACTGA
- a CDS encoding glycoside hydrolase family 43 protein yields the protein MHSRRSWQSLSFFALTALLGCAGAEESLEPAPAAPAPPVAEAALAASGWERTLVQAGLADPEVYKENDDLFFLTGTGDSRSIPIYETNDLTAFRFKLGYNPSVVDPVYDYCLLWAPDLNKSNGAYTLTFSGQRVANGAACPAAGLEVTTFSASAPDLNLRFGVPQPINPGTTYPRSLITTGCVAEGCNRTVRIDAATYNDPTGRWFFYVWFDRGNNISAFNTAAPGTVYNVTGPALNALPAMEEGINEAPEIIKRNGIYYLLFSHGWYNSQYAMSYIMADSLPQLTRARAVRRLSQAMRNASGQLIQSHGHNAIVERRGEYFNFFHVGAFQPAGTFTSRSTYKQKVGFKPDGTMHSLNQVTVRWPHKAGYSYSLDLVLRDGSVVGPCLDVNRLGTANKVTFDGVCFSAGNRMVNKGDIAAMRIYYANNGVWGPFAEAAYDGISDDVLVSLPGGAPAFVDLTWNEKQTGAQYSIDVQRRDTGAWIGPCIGVNSVNKSLAWTYSGQCTTPGINVPLSNISTFRICSAVNGDWSRATCGATAYDGQGMHVPVLIP from the coding sequence ATGCATTCGAGACGGTCGTGGCAGTCCCTTTCCTTCTTCGCGCTCACGGCGCTCCTGGGGTGCGCGGGGGCCGAGGAATCCCTGGAACCCGCTCCGGCAGCGCCCGCCCCTCCGGTGGCGGAGGCCGCGCTGGCCGCCAGCGGCTGGGAGCGCACGCTCGTCCAGGCAGGCCTGGCGGACCCGGAGGTCTACAAGGAGAACGATGACCTGTTCTTCCTCACGGGCACGGGCGACTCCCGGTCCATCCCCATCTACGAGACGAATGACCTGACGGCCTTCCGTTTCAAGCTGGGCTACAACCCGTCGGTGGTCGATCCCGTCTACGACTACTGCCTGCTCTGGGCACCGGACCTCAACAAGTCCAACGGGGCGTACACCCTGACCTTCTCGGGCCAGCGCGTGGCCAACGGCGCGGCGTGCCCGGCGGCGGGGCTGGAGGTGACGACCTTCTCGGCCTCGGCGCCCGACCTGAACCTGCGCTTCGGCGTGCCCCAGCCCATCAACCCGGGAACGACGTATCCGCGCAGCCTCATCACCACCGGGTGCGTTGCGGAGGGCTGCAACCGGACCGTGCGCATCGACGCGGCCACGTACAACGACCCGACGGGCCGCTGGTTCTTCTACGTGTGGTTCGACCGGGGCAACAACATCTCCGCGTTCAATACCGCCGCGCCGGGCACCGTCTACAACGTCACCGGCCCCGCGCTGAACGCGCTGCCCGCGATGGAGGAGGGCATCAACGAGGCCCCGGAGATCATCAAGCGCAACGGCATCTACTACCTGCTCTTCAGCCACGGTTGGTACAACAGCCAGTACGCCATGAGCTACATCATGGCGGACTCGCTGCCGCAGCTCACCCGGGCGCGCGCGGTGCGGCGGCTCTCGCAGGCCATGCGCAACGCCTCCGGCCAGCTCATCCAGAGCCATGGCCACAACGCCATCGTCGAGCGGCGCGGCGAGTACTTCAACTTCTTCCACGTGGGCGCCTTCCAGCCCGCGGGCACCTTCACCTCGCGCAGCACCTACAAGCAGAAGGTGGGCTTCAAGCCGGATGGCACGATGCACTCGCTCAACCAGGTCACCGTGCGCTGGCCGCACAAGGCCGGGTACAGCTACTCGTTGGATCTCGTCCTGCGTGACGGCTCGGTGGTGGGCCCCTGCCTCGACGTGAACCGGCTGGGCACCGCGAACAAGGTGACCTTCGACGGGGTGTGCTTCAGCGCGGGCAACCGCATGGTGAACAAGGGCGACATCGCCGCCATGCGCATCTACTACGCGAACAACGGCGTCTGGGGCCCCTTCGCGGAGGCGGCCTATGACGGCATCTCCGACGACGTCCTCGTGTCCCTGCCCGGGGGAGCCCCCGCGTTCGTGGACCTGACGTGGAACGAGAAGCAGACCGGGGCGCAGTACTCCATCGATGTGCAGCGCCGCGACACGGGGGCGTGGATCGGCCCCTGCATCGGCGTCAACTCCGTCAACAAGTCCCTGGCCTGGACGTACAGCGGCCAGTGCACCACGCCGGGCATCAACGTGCCCCTGTCCAACATCAGCACGTTCCGCATCTGCTCGGCGGTGAATGGGGACTGGTCCCGCGCCACCTGTGGCGCCACGGCCTATGACGGCCAGGGCATGCACGTGCCCGTCCTCATTCCCTGA
- a CDS encoding fascin domain-containing protein, with the protein MLAVLQAQPGFAQSPAPTPPAAPAPKPSALNNGSPEEASKYYKELAGKLGFLTPATIETQATVKVLLDYLGYPALTPDDIEFATPEALMAASVQKPVTAPLPLAPGSKVSLQADTGFFFARCNNCQSSVNNGAPDSITTHINNADTAPYGQFEVVDAGNGQIALKADTGKFVARCNNCIIGGRVPDFATVHATDPSAAFARFTPERLPNGKLALKADTGKYLNRCRQCSSSTTVPDTVTVNATQPQTDVTAQWTVVTRTPAPVPAPALRSGELLVSRFFAPKIVNYAVAPEQREVGWRRLVRINARPGSEAQKHFVESAWILFNHFTKPPTHSPFGGSLTPTQEVKPSPWGDVTVTVPASKKNGSVNTQVALVTHCPASNPTCKELTLNSIYWLDFGASDKGSKLSYQLDAFFDAGSLPGNGQAPYFVPNGCDTCHGSLRGNAVLNHLDTDHWMDRLTDGDFPALAKPDAPAPLFDAGKDPKSPQYVAAFNILRRLNQEIATTQQRTNPGAFHLAATQKWLELHKTSAAPEPDLVKRSISFFNTGHPLKKDRKPTNGPLNWTTNAEDRELLGLMNKYCYRCHGAIRFDLYSKDMVADQSSPILDRVDPNPTQQKILGFRMPADREMPAKDKQRLLELVEKLYDQTH; encoded by the coding sequence TTGCTGGCGGTGCTGCAAGCCCAGCCAGGTTTCGCCCAGAGCCCAGCCCCCACCCCACCCGCCGCGCCAGCCCCCAAGCCGAGCGCCCTCAACAACGGCAGCCCGGAGGAGGCCTCCAAGTACTACAAGGAGCTCGCCGGGAAGCTGGGTTTCCTCACACCGGCAACCATCGAGACGCAGGCCACCGTGAAGGTGCTCCTGGACTATCTCGGGTATCCCGCCCTCACCCCCGACGACATCGAGTTCGCCACGCCCGAGGCGTTGATGGCGGCTTCTGTGCAGAAGCCCGTCACCGCCCCGCTGCCCCTGGCTCCCGGGAGCAAGGTGTCGCTCCAGGCGGATACCGGCTTCTTCTTCGCCCGCTGCAACAATTGCCAGAGCAGCGTGAACAATGGCGCTCCCGATAGCATCACCACCCACATCAACAACGCGGACACCGCGCCCTACGGCCAGTTCGAGGTGGTGGACGCCGGCAACGGGCAGATCGCCCTCAAGGCGGACACCGGCAAGTTCGTGGCCCGGTGCAACAACTGCATCATCGGGGGCCGCGTCCCGGACTTCGCCACGGTCCATGCGACGGACCCCTCCGCCGCTTTTGCCCGGTTCACCCCGGAGCGGCTGCCCAACGGCAAGCTCGCCCTCAAGGCCGACACGGGCAAGTACCTGAACCGGTGCCGGCAGTGCTCCTCCAGCACCACCGTGCCCGACACGGTCACGGTCAACGCCACCCAGCCCCAGACCGATGTCACCGCCCAGTGGACCGTCGTCACGCGCACCCCCGCCCCTGTCCCCGCCCCCGCACTGCGCTCCGGGGAGCTTCTCGTCTCCCGCTTCTTCGCACCGAAGATCGTCAACTACGCCGTGGCGCCCGAGCAGCGGGAGGTTGGCTGGCGCCGGCTGGTGCGCATCAACGCCCGCCCCGGCTCCGAGGCACAGAAGCACTTCGTGGAGAGCGCCTGGATCCTCTTCAACCACTTCACGAAGCCCCCCACGCACAGCCCCTTTGGCGGCAGCCTCACCCCCACCCAGGAGGTGAAGCCTTCCCCCTGGGGCGATGTGACGGTCACCGTGCCAGCCTCGAAGAAGAACGGCTCCGTCAACACGCAGGTGGCGCTCGTCACCCATTGCCCGGCCTCCAACCCCACCTGCAAGGAGCTGACGCTCAACAGCATCTACTGGCTGGACTTCGGCGCCTCGGACAAGGGCTCCAAGCTCTCCTACCAGCTCGACGCCTTCTTCGATGCGGGCTCCCTGCCCGGCAACGGCCAGGCCCCCTACTTCGTCCCCAACGGGTGTGACACCTGCCATGGCTCGCTGCGTGGCAATGCCGTGCTCAACCACCTGGACACGGACCACTGGATGGACCGGCTCACGGACGGAGACTTCCCCGCCCTGGCCAAGCCCGATGCCCCCGCACCGCTCTTCGACGCGGGCAAGGATCCGAAGAGCCCGCAGTACGTGGCGGCCTTCAACATCCTGCGCCGGCTGAACCAGGAGATCGCCACCACGCAGCAGCGGACGAACCCGGGCGCCTTCCACCTGGCCGCCACCCAGAAGTGGCTGGAGCTGCACAAGACGTCGGCCGCGCCGGAGCCGGACCTCGTCAAGCGCTCCATCTCCTTCTTCAACACCGGCCACCCGCTCAAGAAGGACCGCAAGCCCACCAATGGCCCCCTGAACTGGACCACCAACGCCGAGGACCGGGAGCTGCTGGGGCTGATGAACAAGTATTGCTACCGCTGCCACGGCGCCATCCGCTTCGACCTCTACAGCAA
- a CDS encoding DUF1801 domain-containing protein — translation MKPKSPKPKPPRAPRGQPPDSVDAFMEGLSHPLKAEIEAVRAIIRGADKRIGEAIKWNAPSFLTQEHFATLKLHPPKAVQVVFHTGAKVKADARPLKIDDPSGLLKWAAPDRAVATFASMKDIQAHKAALVALVRQWLAQTSMTSPGACVTSMKPPRSPASGR, via the coding sequence ATGAAGCCCAAGTCACCGAAGCCCAAGCCGCCGAGGGCCCCGCGCGGTCAGCCTCCGGACAGCGTCGATGCCTTCATGGAGGGCCTCAGCCATCCCCTCAAGGCGGAGATTGAAGCCGTCAGGGCCATCATCCGGGGCGCCGACAAGCGGATCGGCGAGGCCATCAAGTGGAACGCGCCCAGCTTTCTCACCCAGGAGCACTTCGCCACCCTCAAGCTGCACCCACCGAAGGCCGTCCAGGTCGTCTTCCACACGGGGGCCAAGGTGAAGGCCGATGCCAGGCCCCTGAAAATCGACGATCCCTCCGGCCTGCTGAAGTGGGCCGCCCCGGACCGGGCCGTGGCCACCTTCGCCAGCATGAAGGACATCCAGGCGCACAAGGCGGCCCTGGTGGCGCTCGTCCGGCAGTGGCTGGCGCAAACCAGTATGACATCTCCCGGAGCCTGCGTGACGTCTATGAAGCCACCCAGGAGCCCGGCATCCGGGCGCTGA
- a CDS encoding EcsC family protein, whose protein sequence is MPESEEQSQGSQLLTAVERILASTDSLVALAQEHLRRAQARAGEDGPATRDAAAESVVQHFSLRTAITGGLTAAPAMLPGAGTLLAVAGGALADMGLMLKYEVEMALVLSHVYGFDITQQEERQLAFLLASVSAYDAKSGGNFFVDVAQAESVAVWRYTPRQVSKLLVSVMAKLALFKVSKGLLRALPLVGIAVGSSLNKVLTQRVGERCIRELKTRRQLVKRPSPAKKAAKPPPAKKARKKAV, encoded by the coding sequence ATGCCGGAGTCCGAGGAGCAGAGCCAGGGAAGCCAGCTGCTGACGGCGGTCGAGCGGATCCTCGCGAGCACGGACAGCCTGGTGGCCCTGGCCCAGGAGCACCTGCGCCGGGCCCAGGCGCGCGCGGGGGAGGATGGGCCCGCCACGCGCGATGCGGCCGCCGAGTCGGTGGTCCAGCACTTCTCCCTGCGCACGGCCATCACCGGAGGCCTGACGGCCGCCCCGGCGATGCTGCCCGGGGCCGGGACGTTGCTGGCCGTGGCGGGCGGAGCCCTGGCGGACATGGGGCTGATGCTCAAGTACGAGGTGGAGATGGCGCTGGTGCTCAGCCATGTGTATGGCTTTGACATCACCCAGCAGGAAGAGCGCCAGCTGGCGTTCCTCCTGGCCTCCGTGAGCGCGTATGACGCCAAGAGCGGGGGCAACTTCTTCGTGGACGTGGCCCAGGCCGAGAGCGTCGCCGTCTGGCGCTACACGCCGCGCCAGGTGTCCAAGCTGCTGGTGAGCGTGATGGCGAAGCTCGCGCTCTTCAAGGTCTCCAAGGGGCTCCTGCGGGCCCTGCCGCTGGTGGGCATCGCGGTGGGCTCCTCCCTGAACAAGGTGCTCACCCAGCGCGTGGGGGAGCGGTGCATCCGCGAGCTCAAGACGCGGCGTCAGCTCGTGAAGCGGCCCTCCCCCGCCAAGAAGGCCGCGAAGCCTCCTCCCGCGAAGAAGGCCCGCAAGAAGGCGGTTTGA
- a CDS encoding zinc ribbon domain-containing protein: protein MAMIPFTRNYTDRSNNFGFQFEFQCDKCRNGHMSPFIASKVGMATGLLKAAGTLFGGTLSRAAYAGEHVKDALRGNAWDEAYGEAVAEAKQHFRHCSRCGHWVCPQACWNEARELCEDCAPDLHEEAAHIQARVAVEQAWDKARKVDQVASLDMKAPRSAAVSACPHCQARISGGKFCSECGKPLAAAQVNCTECGVALKPRARFCSECGTPQGP, encoded by the coding sequence ATGGCGATGATTCCTTTCACCCGCAACTACACCGACCGCTCCAACAACTTCGGGTTCCAGTTCGAGTTCCAGTGCGACAAGTGCCGTAACGGCCACATGTCGCCCTTCATCGCCAGCAAGGTGGGCATGGCCACGGGCCTGCTCAAGGCAGCGGGGACGCTCTTCGGGGGCACCCTGTCGCGCGCCGCCTACGCCGGGGAGCACGTGAAGGATGCCCTGCGGGGCAACGCGTGGGACGAGGCCTACGGCGAGGCGGTGGCCGAGGCCAAGCAACACTTCCGGCACTGCTCGCGCTGCGGGCACTGGGTGTGCCCCCAGGCGTGCTGGAACGAGGCGCGGGAGCTGTGTGAGGACTGCGCGCCGGACCTCCACGAGGAGGCCGCGCACATCCAGGCCCGGGTGGCGGTGGAGCAGGCCTGGGACAAGGCGCGCAAGGTGGACCAGGTGGCCTCGCTGGACATGAAGGCCCCGCGCTCGGCGGCGGTCTCCGCCTGTCCGCATTGCCAGGCGCGAATCTCCGGCGGCAAGTTCTGCTCGGAGTGCGGCAAGCCCCTGGCGGCCGCCCAGGTGAACTGCACGGAGTGCGGCGTGGCGCTGAAGCCCCGGGCCCGCTTCTGCTCCGAGTGCGGCACGCCCCAGGGCCCGTGA
- a CDS encoding histidine phosphatase family protein, with protein MKPPSSYVVLVRHGETAWSRSGQHTGRTDIPLLEDGRRMGMALGAPLKGWSFAAVWTSPLSRARETCHLAGYGPAAEPRDELMEWDYGAYEGKTGVEIRSLLPDWKIWRDGVPQGETLDQVRARADQVIAAARQVDGNVLMFSHGHFLRVLAARWLELPASEGRLFSLSTASISVLGWDGQQPLLMSWNDTTHLRE; from the coding sequence ATGAAACCTCCCTCGTCTTATGTCGTCCTGGTCCGGCACGGAGAGACCGCCTGGAGCCGCAGTGGCCAGCACACGGGCCGCACGGACATTCCCCTCCTGGAGGACGGGCGCCGGATGGGCATGGCCCTGGGCGCGCCCTTGAAGGGCTGGAGCTTCGCCGCGGTGTGGACCAGTCCCCTGAGCCGCGCCCGGGAGACCTGCCACCTCGCCGGCTATGGCCCGGCCGCCGAGCCGCGCGATGAGCTGATGGAGTGGGACTACGGGGCCTACGAGGGCAAGACGGGGGTGGAGATCCGCTCCCTGCTCCCGGACTGGAAGATCTGGCGCGATGGCGTTCCCCAGGGCGAGACGCTGGACCAGGTGCGCGCCCGGGCCGACCAGGTCATCGCCGCGGCCCGCCAGGTGGACGGCAACGTGCTGATGTTCTCCCATGGCCACTTCCTGCGCGTGCTCGCCGCGCGCTGGCTGGAGCTGCCCGCCTCCGAAGGGCGCCTCTTCTCGCTGAGCACCGCCTCCATCAGCGTGCTGGGCTGGGACGGCCAGCAGCCCCTCCTCATGAGCTGGAACGACACCACCCACCTCCGGGAGTGA